One window from the genome of Magnolia sinica isolate HGM2019 chromosome 4, MsV1, whole genome shotgun sequence encodes:
- the LOC131244244 gene encoding exocyst complex component EXO70H1-like, with amino-acid sequence MPIKNSNTLSILHSFKSSFSSISSPSFHSSTSSSPKCPSTPHKSPSTPPHPHHTLSQSMMEDNIATAESVIAKHAADPTPFYGDHQEGRDFLTAIKKLQESMLFFVSESSSNSSSHNNLVRAQTLMQTAMDRLGREFYHIMSVNRDNLDPDSISGRLSIRSIGSDYDYSDTGSDEDSLTTRESIQQNERLSSPAMLDVQSIAECMISSGYGKECLKIYKTLRKSIIDEGLHTLGFERLGPHQIHKLNWDIAEPKIKIWLNSSKIAVKTLFSGERILCDHVFAASGAIEETCFAEIVKDAAVDLFAFPESVATKCKKLPEKIFPILDLCDTLSELIPDIESIFSCESTSTVRSQAATAVAKLGDVVRTMIRDFESALQKDNCRLPVPGGGIHPLTHNVMNYVCALVDYSGTLVEVYSNQPLPVQSPLPELLIENSPTAEDPLSSITVLFAWLILVLLCKLDGKAELYKDVGLSYLFLANNLHYIVTKIRSSNLRYVLGNDWISKHDAKLHLYVASYENTTWGKAVASLQEDPTVVIERDAAMEVFQRFNHAFWAVYRAQTEWVVPDGSMREEMKASVKKKILTAYRAFYWKYRFLVGHEKDTDIIVPDHLETYLSELFYSSSLSGPGCNGYSRD; translated from the coding sequence atgccaatcaaaaactcaaacaccCTCTCCATTCTCCACTCCTTCAAATCCTCCTTTTCCTCCATCTCCTCTCCCTCCTTTCactcttctacttcttcttcccCAAAATGCCCCTCCACCCCTCACAAATCCCCATCCACTCCTCCCCATCCTCACCACACACTCTCCCAATCCATGATGGAGGATAACATCGCAACCGCCGAATCGGTGATCGCCAAACACGCCGCGGACCCCACCCCATTCTACGGCGATCACCAAGAGGGTCGGGATTTCCTCACGGCCATCAAAAAACTCCAGGAATCCATGCTCTTCTTCGTCTCCgaatcaagctcaaattcaagctcCCACAACAATCTGGTGCGTGCCCAAACCCTCATGCAGACTGCCATGGACCGCCTCGGCCGGGAATTCTACCATATCATGTCCGTTAATCGCGACAACCTGGATCCCGACTCAATATCCGGCCGCTTATCGATAAGATCGATCGGATCGGACTATGATTACTCCGACACAGGCTCTGATGAGGACTCCCTCACTACCCGCGAATCGATCCAACAAAACGAACGGCTCTCGTCGCCCGCAATGTTAGACGTCCAATCAATTGCCGAATGCATGATCTCATCTGGTTATGGAAAGGAATGTCTCAAAATCTATAAAACTCTGCGGAAATCGATCATCGATGAAGGGCTCCACACGCTCGGATTCGAACGATTGGGCCCACATCAAATCCACAAGCTCAATTGGGATATCGCCGAGCCGAAGATCAAAATCTGGTTGAATTCATCGAAAATCGCCGTTAAAACACTCTTCTCCGGTGAGCGGATTCTCTGCGATCACGTCTTCGCGGCCTCTGGTGCGATCGAAGAAACCTGTTTTGCTGAAATTGTGAAAGATGCTGCCGTCGATCTGTTCGCATTCCCAGAATCGGTCGCGACGAAATGTAAAAAATTGCCGGAGAAGATATTCCCAATCCTAGATCTCTGCGACACCCTCTCCGAACTCATTCCCGACATCGAATCGATCTTCTCCTGCGAATCAACATCCACCGTCCGTTCGCAAGCTGCCACCGCAGTTGCCAAGCTCGGCGATGTGGTCCGTACCATGATACGCGATTTCGAATCAGCACTTCAGAAGGACAATTGCCGATTGCCGGTCCCGGGCGGCGGAATCCATCCGCTCACCCACAACGTCATGAACTATGTCTGCGCACTCGTCGACTACAGCGGAACTCTCGTTGAAGTATATTCAAATCAGCCATTACCAGTACAATCGCCATTACCGGAGCTGTTAATTGAGAATTCACCCACAGCGGAAGACCCGTTGTCCTCGATCACCGTCCTATTCGCATGGCTGATACTAGTCCTCCTCTGTAAGCTCGACGGAAAGGCCGAGCTCTACAAGGACGTCGGTCTATCGTATCTCTTCCTGGCGAATAATCTCCACTACATCGTCACCAAAATCCGATCGTCCAATCTTCGTTACGTCCTCGGCAACGATTGGATCTCGAAGCACGACGCGAAGCTCCACCTGTACGTGGCGAGCTACGAAAACACCACGTGGGGTAAGGCGGTGGCGTCGTTGCAGGAGGATCCAACGGTCGTGATCGAGCGGGACGCGGCAATGGAGGTGTTCCAGAGATTCAATCACGCTTTTTGGGCCGTATACCGGGCCCAGACGGAGTGGGTGGTGCCGGATGGGAGTATGAGAGAAGAGATGAAAGCTTCGGTGAAGAAGAAGATTTTAACGGCGTATCGGGCATTTTACTGGAAGTATCggtttttggtgggccatgagaaGGATACGGATATCATTGTTCCTGACCATTTGGAGACCTACCTATCGGAATTGTTTTACTCGTCGAGCCTTTCGGGTCCGGGATGCAATGGTTACTCACGGGATTGA